CACCGACGTTGAGGAGGTTGTCCGTCGTCAGGAAGTCGCCGGACAGGGCCGACATCGCGATGACGAGGACGATGAGCGCGGTGAGCGCGCCGTTGTCGAGCAGCAGGCGGCGCAGGCCTCCCGAGGCGCCACCCGCGCCCGTTGTGCTCTTGAGCGTGTCAGTGGCCACGGGAGGCCTCCGTTCCGTTCGTGGTCGTGCTCGTGGTCGTGGTCGTGGTCGCGTTCGTGGTCGTGCTCGTGTTCGTGGGGGTGCTCGTGTTCGTGGGGGTGCTCGTGTTCGTGGGGGTGCTGACGGCGAGTGCCATCACGGCGTCCTGGGTCGCCTCGTCGGCGGAGAGTTCACCGGCGATCCGGCCCTGGGCCATCACCAGCACCCGGTCGCTCATGCCGAGCACCTCGGGCAGGTCGCTGGAGATCATCAGGACGGCCGCTCCGGCGGCGGTGAGTTCGTTGACGAGCTGGTAGATCTCGACCTTGGCGCCGACGTCGATGCCGCGCGTCGGCTCGTCGAGGATCAGCACCTTGGTGTCGGCGAGCAGCCACTTGCCGATGACGACCTTCTGCTGGTTGCCGCCGGAGAGGGTGCGCACGTGCTGGCCGAGCCCGGCCATCCGCACGCCCAGCTGCCGGGCGATCCGCTCGGCGGACTCGCGCTGCCCCTTGAGGTCGACGAGGCCCGCCCGCGTGGCCGACCGCAGCGTCACCAGGCCGAGGTTCTCCTCGACCGACGCGTCCAGCACCAGGCCCTGGCCCTTGCGGTCCTCGGGCACGAGTCCGATGCCGGCGGTCATCGCCGCGTTGACGTCGTACTTGGCGATCGGGGCGCCGGAGACCTTCACGGTTCCCTTGTCGTACGCGTCGGCCCCGAAGACCGCCCGCACGACCTCGGTGCGGCCCGCGCCGACCAGCCCGGCGATGCCGACGACCTCACCGGCGTGCACCTCGAAGCCGACGTCGTGGAAGACGCCGTCCCGGGTGAGTCCCTCGACGGTGAGCAACGCGGCGCCCCGCTCGGCGCGTTCCCGCGGGTACTGCTGCTCGATGGAGCGCCCGACCATGAGCCGTACGAGCTCGTCCTCGGGTGTGGAGGCCGGGACCTGGCCGATGCTCCTGCCGTCCCGGATGACCGTCACGCGGTCGCCGAGCGCGGCGATCTCCTCGAGGTGGTGGGTGATGAAGACGATCCCGACGCCGTCCTCGCGCAGCGTGCGCACGATCGCGAAGAGCTTGTCGACCTCCCCGGAGGTGAGCACGGCGGTCGGCTCGTCCATGATCAGCACGCGGGTGTCCAGGCTGAGCGCCTTGGCGATCTCGACCATCTGCAGGCGTGCGATGCCGAGGTCGCGGACCCGCGCGCGGGGCGAGACGTCCACGCCGACCCGCCGCAGCAGGACCTCGGCGTCGGCCTCCATCCTCTTCCGGTCGATCATCCCGAACCGGCGGGGCTGGCGCCCGAGGAAGATGTTCTCGGCGACCGTCAGATCGGGGACCAGGTTGAACTCCTGGTAGATCGTGGCGATCCCGAGGCGCTCGGAGTCCTGCGCACCCTGGATGCGGGTCTCCTCGCCGCCGACCAGGATCCGCCCGGCGTCGGGGGTGTAGGCGCCGGAGAGCATCTTGATGAGGGTGCTCTTGCCGGCCCCGTTCTCACCGAGCAGCACATGCACCTCGCCCCGGCGCAGGTCGAAGTCGACGCCGTCCAGCGCGACCACGCCCGGGAAGGTCTTCCGTATGCCCTCGATGCGCAGCAACTCGTCCGCGTTGCTCACGTCGTGCTCCTTTGCACTGGGGTGGGGTTCTCACCGCACGAGCGGCGTACGACGAGCCGGGCGGGGAGCGTGACGGACTCGCCGGGCCGCCCCTCGATGCGGTCGACCAGGGCCCGTACGGCGGCCCGGCCCAGCTCGCCCGTGGGCTGGGCGATCGCGGTGATCGGCGGGTCGGTGTGCACGAACCACCGGATGTCGTCGAACGCGGCCAGCGCGAGGTCGTCCGGCACGCGCAGACCACGCGCGCGTACGGCGTCCAGGGCGCCGAGCGCCATCAGGTTGTCGGCCGCGAAGACGACCTCGGGCGGTTCGGCCAGATCGAGGAAGCCCTCGGTGACCCGGCGCCCGCTCTCGGCCTGGAAGTCGCCCTGGCCTATGTAGGCGTCGGGCAGTTCGAGGCCGAACACGGCGAGCGCCTCCCGGAAGGCCTCCACGCGCTCGCGGCCGGTCGTGGTCGCCGCCGGGCCCGCGATGATGGCGAGCCTGCGGTGTCCCAGCCGGTGCAGATGCGCCACGAGGTCCCGTACGGCGCCGCGCCCGTCCGACCGCACCACCGGCACGTCCACACCCGGGATCCACCGGTCCACGAAGACCATGGGCGTCCCGGCCCGCGCGGCGTCCAGCATCAGCGGCGAGCCGCCGTCCGTCGGGGAGACGAGCAGGCCGTCGATACGGCGGTCGAGCAGGGTGCGTACGTGGTGGTCCTGGAGGTCCGGCCGCTCGTCGGCGTTGCCGATGATGACGCTGTAGCCGAGCGCACGGGCCTCCTCCTCGACGGAGCGGGCCAGTTCGGTGAAGTAGGGGTTCATCACGTCGCTGATGACCAGGCCGAGGGTGCGGGTCTGGTCGGTGCGCAGGGAGCGGGCGACGGCGTTCGGGCGGTAGCCCAGGGTCTCGACGGCGGCCAGCACGCGGGTGCGTGCGTCGTCGCTGACCGACGGGTGGTCGTTCAGGACGCGCGAGACCGTGGCGACGGAGACGCCGGCCTCGGCTGCGACGTCCTTGATGCTGGCCACCGCCGCTCCACCTCCTTGTGGATCAGTCGTGGGAGCACCGGGCGGGTGCTCGTGGAATCGATTACATCGACGGAGGGATGGAATCGATTACACGCCGGTAAATCAAGACCCCGCCGGCACGTCGCAACCGGATCGTGATGTCGCGGGCGGCGGCGTGGCGGGTCAGGGTGGAAGGTGAAGCCCGCACCACCGAGCCTCGCCGGCCCCGTGATCCACCAGCCGGCACCACCGAGTTCCGCCGGTCCGGTGATTCGCCGGTCCTTCGCCGATGAGTTTCGCCGGTTCGGGCGGTCTCCCCTTGTATCGACCACTTGCATCGACCACTTGCATCGACCACAGGAGGAGCGCTGTGTCCCAGTTGCTGCGTGTGCAGAACTTCAACGTCTCGAGTGACGGCTTCGGTGCCGGTGAGGGCCAGAGTCTGGAGAGGCCGTTCGGCCACGCCGACCCCGGGGAGATGTTCGCCTGGGCCGGTGCGACCGCGAGCTGGCCCAACCGCACCGCCCCGGGCGGCAGTCGCGGCCTCGACGACTATCTGACGCGCGACTTCCGCAACAACATCGGCGCCGAGATCATGGGCCGCAACAAGTTCAGCCCGCAGCGCGGCCCCTGGGAAGACCACGAGTGGCAGGGCTGGTGGGGCGACGAACCTCCGTTCCACACGCCGGTGTTCGTGATGACCCACCACGAGCGCCCCTCGTTCACGCTCTCCGACACGACGTTCCACTTCGTCGGCGGGGATCCGGCCGAGGTCCTCGCCCAGGCGCGCAAGGCGGCCGGGGGCAAGGACGTCCGGCTCG
The Streptomyces tuirus genome window above contains:
- a CDS encoding dihydrofolate reductase family protein produces the protein MSQLLRVQNFNVSSDGFGAGEGQSLERPFGHADPGEMFAWAGATASWPNRTAPGGSRGLDDYLTRDFRNNIGAEIMGRNKFSPQRGPWEDHEWQGWWGDEPPFHTPVFVMTHHERPSFTLSDTTFHFVGGDPAEVLAQARKAAGGKDVRLGGGAATIRQFLDADLVDTLHVAVSPDVVLGSGSRLWESPEELLDRFRCDVVPSPSGQVIHHLFWRQ
- a CDS encoding sugar ABC transporter ATP-binding protein — its product is MSNADELLRIEGIRKTFPGVVALDGVDFDLRRGEVHVLLGENGAGKSTLIKMLSGAYTPDAGRILVGGEETRIQGAQDSERLGIATIYQEFNLVPDLTVAENIFLGRQPRRFGMIDRKRMEADAEVLLRRVGVDVSPRARVRDLGIARLQMVEIAKALSLDTRVLIMDEPTAVLTSGEVDKLFAIVRTLREDGVGIVFITHHLEEIAALGDRVTVIRDGRSIGQVPASTPEDELVRLMVGRSIEQQYPRERAERGAALLTVEGLTRDGVFHDVGFEVHAGEVVGIAGLVGAGRTEVVRAVFGADAYDKGTVKVSGAPIAKYDVNAAMTAGIGLVPEDRKGQGLVLDASVEENLGLVTLRSATRAGLVDLKGQRESAERIARQLGVRMAGLGQHVRTLSGGNQQKVVIGKWLLADTKVLILDEPTRGIDVGAKVEIYQLVNELTAAGAAVLMISSDLPEVLGMSDRVLVMAQGRIAGELSADEATQDAVMALAVSTPTNTSTPTNTSTPTNTSTTTNATTTTTTSTTTNGTEASRGH
- a CDS encoding LacI family DNA-binding transcriptional regulator; protein product: MASIKDVAAEAGVSVATVSRVLNDHPSVSDDARTRVLAAVETLGYRPNAVARSLRTDQTRTLGLVISDVMNPYFTELARSVEEEARALGYSVIIGNADERPDLQDHHVRTLLDRRIDGLLVSPTDGGSPLMLDAARAGTPMVFVDRWIPGVDVPVVRSDGRGAVRDLVAHLHRLGHRRLAIIAGPAATTTGRERVEAFREALAVFGLELPDAYIGQGDFQAESGRRVTEGFLDLAEPPEVVFAADNLMALGALDAVRARGLRVPDDLALAAFDDIRWFVHTDPPITAIAQPTGELGRAAVRALVDRIEGRPGESVTLPARLVVRRSCGENPTPVQRSTT